The proteins below come from a single Balaenoptera musculus isolate JJ_BM4_2016_0621 chromosome 1, mBalMus1.pri.v3, whole genome shotgun sequence genomic window:
- the LOC118882723 gene encoding LOW QUALITY PROTEIN: pyridoxal phosphate phosphatase PHOSPHO2-like (The sequence of the model RefSeq protein was modified relative to this genomic sequence to represent the inferred CDS: inserted 1 base in 1 codon): MKILLVFDLXSIIIDDNSDTWIVQCAPEKKLPIELQDSYEKGLWTEFMGRVFKYLGDEGVREDEMKRTMISMPFTPGVVELLNFIRKYKDKFDWIIISDSNSVFVDWVLEATNFHDMLDKVFTNPAAFYSNGHLTVENYHAHSCTRCPQSHCKNVVLVEFVGKQLQRGVNYTQIVYIGDGRNDVCPVTFLKKNDVAMPQKGYTLQKTLSRMSQNLEPIESSVVSWSSGVEIISHLQFLKKE, translated from the exons ATGAAAATTTTGTTGGTTTTTGACT GCAGTATAATCATAGATGATAATAGTGACACCTGGATTGTACAATGTGCTCCAGAGAAAAAGCTTCCTATTGAACTACAAGATTCTTATGAAAAAGGATTGTGGACAGAATTTATGGGCAGAGTCTTTAAGTATTTGGGAGATGAAGGTGTAAgggaagatgaaatgaaaagaacaatgaTATCAATGCCTTTCACTCCAGGGGTGGTGgaacttttaaactttataagaaaGTACAAGGATAAATTTGACTGGATCATTATTTCAGATTCAAATTCAGTCTTCGTAGATTGGGTTTTAGAAGCTACCAATTTTCATGACATGCTTGATAAAGTCTTTACAAATCCAGCAGCTTTTTATAGCAATGGTCATCTCACTGTGGAAAATTATCATGCTCATTCTTGCACTAGGTGCCCCCAAAGTCATTGCAAAAATGTAGTTTTGGTAGAATTTGTAGGTAAACAGTTACAACGAGGAGTGAATTATACACAAATTGTTTACATAGGTGATGGCAGAAATGATGTCTGTCCAGTAACCTTCTTAAAGAAGAATGATGTTGCCATGCCACAGAAAGGATATACTTTACAGAAAACTCTTTCTAGGATGTCTCAAAATCTTGAGCCTATAGAGTCTTCTGTTGTATCTTGGTCTTCAGGTGttgaaataatttctcatttacaATTTCTAAAAAAGGAGTAA